The Juglans regia cultivar Chandler chromosome 6, Walnut 2.0, whole genome shotgun sequence genome contains the following window.
AACTGTAAACagatatattatagtggagatTTCCCTCCCCGAACCCCAGTGGACGTAGGCctgttgccgaaccacgtaaatattgGTGTCCAtctcttttacttttcttgcacttattttttattcaccgCCATGGACGTACTAACTGCCACTGTACAACCACACCGGAATGCTGTCGGGGGCTCCAAATCACATACCTCGAAGTACTGTGGGTGTGGAGGTACCCAGGCCtgcaaaacacgacatcaacaaataggttattaattaataagtgCTAATATAGAAACTAGATCTTTTGTTCATTTATAGTAATAACTTAAAGCATACCAAATCCAGCTGACTCGACACGAAATCGAATAATATGAATTTGGATTACTCATTTACTTATTCGAATCGGGTTAAGGTTACTCTTTCATAACTTGAACCCCGAATAGTTCGTGCACCTCCATTGATGAGGATCTCAAAAACTAATATATGCTATTTACTTTTcaagtttataaaatatataacttatttttaatacGCTAAATGAAATATGTTATTTCTATTACAAGTATATTCATAAATCACTTctccagattttaatttttaaagatgCAAATAAGGATATACAAAATACCAATTGAAAGAATAAGATTAATTGATCAaaggtttttattttgaattattatacTGTTACTTCCTTATACTATTATTCATTTGTCCAAGAAAAAAGGTTAAAGCAAGAAAGTCTATATATACCTCTTAATACATGTTTGAAATTGCGGTAGgtaatataacttttaattttagaaattttagttATAGTGCTTAAGTAAGAAGCTCTACTATTCAAAAGTTATTTACGTTTTAGTAACCATATGTCTAAATTACTTTCAAccatgttacatttgtttgaaaataatataatatatatattttttaaggtaGAAATTATCTAAAAGGTCATTTGAGGTACTATCGTGCCTATGATAAGACGAAAgggtaaaattataattatttaaaaattgtatagGTATTTTTGCCAATTGAAGGtccttttttaaattaaaattacgtTTCACATTATCTAAAAAAACACGCTTAAGGAAATCATTAAAATGATGCGTTTGTAacgtactttttaacttttttaaaattaaaaagttttttaatatgtaacaaacTGAAGCGATGGAAGGAAGAGCTGACGAACAGCTGCGATAACATAGAAGAAGAGCACAATAAAGGTGGAAGAAGAATGATTTTCCGGTGCACTGAATAAATTTCGAATAATGAAGGAAGCTTCCTCCATATAACTATTCttaacttttttgaatttttacattcataataaaaaaaggaggGGGGGGGAAGTAAATCTTTACACGCCCAAGCAGAGAACCGAGCTCCATTGCACTCAGTTTATTCTAATGAACTATGCAAAGATTAAAGCACCCAGTAAAGACCGAATGCTAAAAAGATATGCTACCCAGACATTACTAGGTGAATACAGCACACAAACAGTCCTCAGACCTGCACAGTACTAGGATAAAacactgtgcacttaagtgcacaatgCATGGGCATGTAGATCCGCATGCATGTAGGTTTGCATGCAAGGCCACCGTGCACTGTGCAAGGCCTCTTATGTGCCCAGAGCTAGCGGTGCCACACCCCGAGCCCAGCCACCCGCCGGCGGTCACCACCTGGACCGCCGACAGTATCTGGCTCCAAAGCCACAGCCCCCACCAAGGGGGGTTGTGAACAATGCGCACGGTGTGGTGCACGCTAAGACCACGTAGTGGCCCAGCTGCTACATGGCGAGAGAGGGGGCTAGCACCCACCATGTGGCTCAATGGCCCCGTCTGTCTCTGACAAAGCGTCATCGGCAGCCCCTCATCCCCAGGAAGTGCCCCCTTCAAAAATAGCCACATACTCAGCCTTGCGTGTGGAGGAAAATACCAGAAGCCGAGTCTCGGCGACTCCTTGCCGGCCTATTGGCAACCACCAAGCAACCAACGGTAGGAGTTAGCCATGCACACCATGGGCTCGCCGTGCGGGTTGGCGCACGTTGTGTGCACCATGTTTCCGTCGGTGGCCACCACTTGGGCCGCCGACACCTTTTTGGAGCCCTGGAAATGGTCCTTCAACCACCATGGCAGGCATAGGCTGGCTCCCCCTCCAGAAAACAAATCATGCACGAACTAGTTAGCTCGATAACCGCCTACACGAACTACTCAGTTCGGTAACCGCTGTAGGACTTCCCTCAGCTCAATAACTACAAGCATGGGAAATCCTCAGCTCGGTAACTACAAGCACAAACTCAGCTCGGCAACTACATGCATGGGGTCCCTCAACTGGGTAACTACAGACATGGACTCCTTCAACTCGCTAGGTCTCTCAACTTGCTCGGTACCTCAACTCTATAAGCCTCTGCACGGGGTTCCTCTGCTCAGAAAACACTAGACGGGAAGAACCTTCATGGAGTCACTCATTTCGAAAACCACTACATGAGAAGCTACTGCACGGGATGACACTTCGCCTGCACATAAAGACATGCACGATATTTGCAATATACAAGAAGCACCAGCTCGAAAATGTTAAACAATGGAAACCACCAGTTCGGAAACGTTAAACAACAGAAACCACCAACTCGAAAACGTTAAAACCACGAAAACCACCAAGTCAAGAAAGTAAGATCTAGCCTGTTCATGCTTGGGAGTCACCCTCATGGAAAACTATTGTTCGGAGATTACCGCGCGGGAGCATACACTTCAATGCATGAATCCTTCAGCTCAGAAACTCAATTGCACGTGAAGCACCTACTTGGACTTCCTTCAGCTCGGAAACCATTGCACATGAAGCACCTACTCGAAAACCATCGcacgactacaactatcatGTACTGGAAGATACCTCACCTGCGCATGAAGTCACATGCATGACGTCCACCATGTATGGGAAGCCTATGGCGGACTAGACCAGTTGCCCATACAAAATTGACAAAATTGCACAACTTGCATGAGACTAGTCTGTTCTACTCGGTTCGGCTTTTCTACTCAGTTCGATTTTTTtgctcggctcggctcggctATGCTGCTCTGCTATGCTGTTCTGCTCTACACTGCTGCACAGGCAAGCACGGACTCTCCCCTAACTAAACAACAACTCCAGGTTTGTCACTCTCAAAATTCATGTGAATTTTGAAGTCTACtaacaaaattatttcttatggCTCAAAATGGCAAACATCGGCAATATGGGTCATCTGGGCACCACTCAGTACCCAATACAGCTTCATTAGAACGAACTGCCGGGAGTGAAAGGTCAAGAACCGCCCGACCTACCAGAAACAAACCCGGTCTTTAGATCGGCCACGAAGTATATAGCATAGGACCAGAGCCATGAGCTTTGTCCCGCTAACAGCTATTCGAAATGTAAATCTCAATGACTTGTTGAGCTTTGTGCAAGGTTGCTACCtacgatgcattggctagggaGCAAGGCCCttgggctctgccaacctataagagCCAGCCGGAATACAAGCTAATCTTGAGATTGGACTTGACGACCTTCACGGGGTACAAGTCCAGTCTCTAGATCGGCCATGAAGTATATAGCACAGGACCAGAGCCATGAGCTTTGCTCTGCTAACAACTATTCGAAATGCAAGTCCCAATGACTTATTGAGCTTCATGCAAGGTTGCTACCTGCGATGCATTGGCATTGGAGCAGGGCCCttgggctctgccaacctataagagCCAGTCAGAATACAAGTCAGTCCTGAGATtggacttgccgaccttcgcgGGGTACAAGTCGGGTCTCTAGATCGGCCATGAAGTATAAAGCATAGGACCAGAGTCATGAGCTTTGCCCTGCTAACACCTATTCGAAATGTAAGTCCCAATGACTTGTCAAGTTTCTTGCAAGGTTGCTGCCTGAGATGCATTAGCTAGAGAGCAGGGCCCTTGGGCTCTACCAGCCTATAAGAGCCAATCGGAATACAAGCCAGTCCTGAGATtggacttgccgaccttcaCAGGGTACAAGCCCGATCTCTAGATCAgtcacgaagtataaagcatagGACCAGAGCCATGAGCTTTGCCCTGATAACAACTATTCGAATGCAAGTCCCAATGACTTGTCGAGCTTTGTGCAAGGTTGCTGCCTGAGATGCATTGGCGAGGGAGTAGGGTTATTGGGCTCTGCCAACCAATAAGAGCTAGTCAGAATACAAGCTAGTTTTAAGATTGGATTTGCTGACCTTCGTGGGGTACAAGCCCGGCGACAGGACCAGAAGTATAAGCACAGGACTAGAGCCATGAGCTTTGCCCTGCTAACAGCTATTCGAAATGCAAGTCCCAATGACTTGTCGAGATTTGTACAAGGTTGCTGCCTTTGATGTAATGACGAGAGAGCAGGGCCCTcaggctctgccaacctataagagCCAGTCGAAATACAAGCCAGTCCTGAGATtggacttgccgaccttcgcaGGTTACAAGCCCGGTCTTCAGATCggccacgaagtataaagcacaggacCAGAGCCATGAGCTTTTCCCTGCTAACAGCTATTCGAAATGCAAGTCCCAAAGACTTGTCGAGCTTCGTGCAAGGTTGCTGCCTGCAATGCATTGGCAGTGATAGAATCTCCATCACCGGAATATCCATCAGCGAAATCTTCATTAacggaatctccatcaacaagaCTAAGTCACCAGACTCTCGCGAGCACCACACTCGCACTTTATGCAGTCGAGTCCATCTTCCGCTCCATTCGAGCACCACACTCGCACTTTAAGTGGTCGAGTCAATCTCCAGCTCCATTTGAGCACCAAGCTTGCATTTTACTCGGTCGAGTCTATCTCCTGCTCCATTCGAGCTCCACGCTTGAGCTTTACGAAGTCAAATCCATGTCCCACACCATTCAAGCACCACGCTCACACTTTATgcggtcgagtccatctctCATACCATTTGAGCTCCACAGTCGCGCTTTATGTTGTCAAGTCCATCTCTCACCCCATTCGAGCTCCGCACTCTCCCTTTATgcggtcgagtccatctctCGCACCATTCGAGCTTCGCGCTCTCGCTTTACATGGTCGAGTCCATCTCCGCCCCATTCGAGCTCCGCGCTCGCGCTTTACAgggtcgagtccatctcccacACCATTCGAGCTCCGCGCCCGCACTTTAatggtcgagtacatctcctgcACCATTCGAGGTTTGCGCTCGCTCTTTACTCGGTTGAGTCCATCTCCCGCACCATTCGAGCTCCGCACTCATGCTTTACGCAATCGAGTCCATCTCCCGCACCATTTGAGCTCTGTGCTCACACTTTATGTAGTCAAGTCCATCTCCCGCCCCATTTGTGCTCCACGCTCGCGCTTTACGCAGTCGAGTTCATCTCCCACACCATTCGAGCTCCACGCTCGCACCATACGCGGTCGAGTACATCCCACATTCAAGCTCCGCGCTCGCATCATAcgtggtcgagtacatctcccgccaCATTCGAGCTTCGCCCTCATAGCATACACGTATGCCTTAATACTGGATATCAGTTCGCAAACTTGTTCAGCTTCAACATACCCACCCAGGTCAGAAATTCTCataaagaaaaacttttataatttcCAGCCCACAAGTTTGCTAAAAATTAGCGACGTTTTGTGAAGAGGAAAAATGACCATAACCCATAAATTTGGTCCAGCCCACCAAGCCATCACTAGAGACAAGATGGGAGACAAGGAAAGAGACAAGAGGGAGACAATAAGGATATGAGGGCTATAAAATCAGAGGGTCAGGGGAAGAAAGCAAAGTGTTCACGCATGGAAGATCTGCCAACTCATGGCAGGCTGCATGTACAGTAAAGGGTCAGGAAAACATATAAAAGGGGATGCCCAGACAACATCAAGGGGACGGATCAAGAGGGATCGATGGAGATATTGAGACGAATAGACGGATAAATGATCGACTGCTACTTCTCACACAGACTAAACTCTCCTACAATCAGATATTCTTCTTCAAGCAGCCTCTCAAGGAAGACAATGTCTCAAACAGGAAGAGCTACAACCTTCTCTATACAATGAGATATGAGAATCCATGAGTAACTGTAAACagatatattatagtggagatTTCCCTCCCCGAACCCCAGTGGACGTAGGCctgttgccgaaccacgtaaatattgGTATCTATCTCTTTTACTTTTCCtgcacttatttttcattcattgccATGGACGTACGAACCGCCACCATACAGCCGCACCGAAATACTGCCAAGAGCTCCAAATCACATACATCGAATCACTATTGGCGTGGAGTTGTCCAGGCTCgtgaaacacaacatcaacaaataggttattaattaataagtgCTAATATAGAAACTAGATCTTTTGTTCATGTTTAGTAATAACTTAAAGCATATCGAATCCAGCAGACTCGACACGAAATCGAATTATATGAATTTGGATTACTCATTTACTCATTCGGCTCGGGTTAAGGTTACACTTTCGTAACTTGAACCCCAGATTGTACGTGCACCTCCATTGATGAGGATCTCAAAAACTAATATATGCTATTTacttttcaagtttttatagaaatttattttctcatgtttataaaatatataacttattttaaataCGCTAAATGAAATATGTTATTTCTATTACAAGTATATTCATAAATCACTTctccaaattttaatttttaaagatacAAATAAGGATATACAAAATACCAATTGAAAGAATAAGATTAATTGATCAaaggtttttattttgaattattatacTATTACTTCCTTATACTATTATTCATTTGTCCAAGAAAAAAGGGTAAAGCAAGAAGTCTATATATACATTTTACTGCATGTTTGAGATTGCGGCAGTAATATAACTTTTAGCTTTAGAAATTTTAGTTATAGAGTTTAAGTAAGaagttttactattaaaaatctatttaatttttaggaACCATATGTCTAAATCACTTTTAAACATGCtgcatttgtttgaaaataatataaaaaaaatagtttttaagaaaaaaaaatatttaaaaagtcaTTTGAGGTACTATGGTGCCTATGATAACACCAAAtcgtaaaattgtaattatttaaaaattatataggtaTTTTTGTCAATTgaaggtctttttttttaaattgaaattaagtttcacttttttaaaatgatgcaTTTGAAATGtacattttaacttttttaaattaaaaagtattttaatatataacaattaaacaattaaattttatcattaaagagcttttgaagatatttaaacactttttacgTTGATCCCTAACGCAACTACAAACATGCCcttattagtataatatattaaggTTAATTGATTTGGTGGATAGAATAATCCAATATTAGGTAaagaagagtaatgatatataattatatatatatttataattttattttaaattaagaaacgCCAAACCAAATGgttaaatatttgtttattttgtggGAGAAAGTCAGAGTGACCTGGTAACCATGCATTCACATTTCAACTTCAACACGTCAGATCACTCCACTAACTATAAGCCTATCATTTCATGTTATCTTTCACGTAGAAACGTGTAGATACctccctctgtctctctctctctctcatatattGAAAAATGCCAATTTGAACCGAATGCGATCCTGACTTCTCCTTACTTTTGTCTGAGTTTCTGCACATAATATTCTTTGGCAAAGACTTGCTCATCGCGTACTTCGCCTATATCTTTTGGTCTATGTATCTTGTTTATTGgaaactttatttttagatgatagCTCGAGGTAATTACCTTTAATGCATTCAACGTAGATTGCCCAATCATCGCATTATATGTCGACCGAGTTCTCACTACTAAAAACTCAGTCATCGTCGTGGTAACATAAGGGTCTATGCCATAGATATTGGTAACATAATGGACCCTATTGGTTGCACCACATCTCTAGCGAACCCTTTCAACGTAGTTGGTGCTGGTTTCAACTATTCTTCGTCGATTCCCATTTTGCTGAAAGCATCCCAAAACAAGATATTCGTCGAACTTCCATTGTCAATCAATATTCTCCTGGTGGTAAAATTTGCCACCAACATTGTTACTACCAAAGCATCATCATGGGGATATACAACCCTTTAGCAATCTTCCTCGTCAAAAGATATTGTGGGAGATCCTTGTACTCAGGGCTGTTTGACGGGCCTGATCTCTACGTTATAGACTTCATATCTTGCCCACCTTGCATAGGTCTTTCTTCTTGAGGAAGTTGGGCCACCTCCTGCATATCGTCCGGCAATAGTGTGTATCTCGCCCAGAGGTTGGTTTCTTCGGTTTTCATCTACTCTTGTTCTTCAGTCCCTAAGTTCAttgacctcctctccctttttgGTGATTCCCGTCGCCTGGGGCTCttacttcttcattttttgtactcattcttttgtttgtttgctcGTCGTGTGAGGGGGTCATGTTCTAGGCGATCAATCGCTCCAACTCACCATTGTTTCTCATTTCTTCTACTTTTCATTTCAGGTTGTAACAGTCCTCGGTTCTGTGTCCCCTTGTCTTACGATAAGTGCAGTACTTCTCGATTTGCCATTTGTTCTCAGTTGgttcttcttcctttgttttttccAAATAGTGTACATAACCGTCATTATGCCTTCTTACATTACCATCTTGCCTTGACTCTTGTTGGTCGCTCTTTGCCTTTTGTTCTCCATCTCGGTCTTTCCTCTGTCCTCCTTTCGTTTCCCGCTCACTCCTCCTTTCTGGTTGGGTGGTTAAAGCGATCAAGGTGTCTTCAGcattaataaaatcatcaacCTTGTCCATGAACTCTTGTAAGGTGGAAGGGGTTTTTCGAGCCAGCTCGGCCATGAAAGGGCTTCTCGGCCAAACACCTTCCAATAGTGCTGCTAGCATGATTTTCTCGTCTTGGTCGGTcgtcattttttctttattgaagcGTGTCAAATatgctttcaaactttcatcctCCAGCTGCTTGACAGTCAATAAATACACGGAGGGTCTTCTGCACTTTCTGCTCGCCATCAATTGGGTCAAGAACTGTCGGCCCAGCTCTTCAAAACTTTCTATGGAGTTTGTTTCCCCTGGGAATCCGTGAAGCGTCATATGGGCTTTGAAAGTCTCAAAGTATTCCACGGGATCTTTCGAGGCTTTAAGCCATCGTATAGGTCCGTTAATGGTACTTTAAATTTCATGGGCAAGGGCATCGTCAGTATTTCCGTAGAAAATGGTAGATTTGTGTTGGACAGCAACTGATCGACCGAAGAGGATGTCCCTATCTTTTtggccatctcctcatatttatcTATCAAGCTATGTACATCGTGGTGCAATTTCTTCACTTCCTCGTTTTCTTGATGGCCTTTTCCCGCACTACTTGCCTCCATCTCTACCCTGTCGACCTGACTGGGTGTCACATCCTCGCCTGACAGCCCATTTTGTGACTTAAGAGTCTCATTTTGCTTACGCAAGGAATCCACCTCTGCGGTAAGCTTCATTATCATTTCCTCCATTTCCGCAATCTTCTCCTCCATGTTTTGTGAAGTTTCTCCCTGATCTCTAGTTACCTGAGACCAAGTGGTGATGGGCATGTGAAAGGCACGCAAAGTGTGAGACTTAacagatcccacagacggcgccaaatgttatggacgtgtttcacaggCACCACCTcacgatcacctgcaaccaaagtgTAGAGAGCACAGGGGTCCGAGGGAACgtctctgatgcctaagtcagtaatttgaggataacaataataataacaattattcgATCCCTTTACTTACCtgggttttttctttatatagagCTCCATGAGTTATCTTTGTTTCCTCATTAGATAGTAGTTACcttttatttgaattcaaatttagagatgag
Protein-coding sequences here:
- the LOC108998142 gene encoding uncharacterized protein LOC108998142 produces the protein MTLHGFPGETNSIESFEELGRQFLTQLMASRKCRRPSVYLLTVKQLEDESLKAYLTRFNKEKMTTDQDEKIMLAALLEGVWPRSPFMAELARKTPSTLQEFMDKVDDFINAEDTLIALTTQPERRSERETKGGQRKDRDGEQKAKSDQQESRQDGNVRRHNDGYVHYLEKTKEEEPTENKWQIEKYCTYRKTRGHRTEDCYNLK